Part of the Flavobacterium sp. MDT1-60 genome, CAATTGGTGTTGCAACAGCCTGCTCAACATTTAAGGCATTTGCCCCTGTAAAAGAAGTTGTGATTTTCACTACAGGCGGATTGATATCTGGATATTGTGATATTGGCGTTTTTTGTAATGCAAGTAATCCTAGTATCACAATAATGATACTGATTACCATGGCTACGATTGGTCTTCTAACAAAAAATTCTCCCATAATGATGTTTGTAAATTATTAAGTTAGCACAGAATTATTTAACTACTTGTGATTGTCCCGGAGTCCATTCTTTAATTTGAGGAGTGATAACACTACCGCTTTTTAGTAATGAGGTTCCTCCAAGAGCAATTTTGTCATTAGCAGTTAATCCATCAGTAACAATGTAGGAGTCTTTGAATGCCGGACCAATTTGCACCGCTTTCATTTCGACTTTATTGTCATTGCCCAATACATACACTTGAGAAATTCCCTGCATTTCAATTACAGAACGTTGTGGTATAATCAAGGCATCTTTGCGGACATCAGTAGTGACAAGGATTTTTACATATTGACCAGGGCGAATCAATCTATCTGGATTCGAGAATCCTGCCTCAAAAGTTACAGCACCGGTTGTTGGATCAATTTGTCTGTCGGCAAAACTGATTTTTCCTTTTTGTGGATAAAGAGAGCCATCTGATAATAGAATAGTAATGGATTGACCCGCTCCTTTTAAGTTAGAATTTTTCTTAGCTAATTCTCTGAAAATTCGAAGATATTCCTGCTCGCTCATAGTAAAACGAACTCTGACATCACCTAAATCAGAAACTGTATTTAGTACTGATGCTGCGCCGGGACGAACATAATCGCCAACTCTTACTTTTGATATTCCTATCAATCCGGATATAGGCGCAACAATATTGCAATAACTTAACTCTATTCTTGAATTCTTTACATTGGCCGATGCTGCTTTAATAGAAGCCTGAGAAGCATTATAAGAAGATCTTGCCGCTATCAATTCTCTTTGACTGACGGCGTTCATCTTAGCTAATGGTTCCATCATTTCGTAATCTGATTTGGTTTTAGCTAATCTTGCCTGCATTTCGGCTAACTTTCCTTCTGCCTCGCTTACTTTATTTTGAAATGGTAAGGGATCAATAGTGTATAATAATTGTCCTTTGGTTACCAAACTACCTTCTTTGAAGTTAAGGCTTTCAATAACACCATCAACTCTCGGATTAATCTGAATATCGGATTGTCCAAAGGTTTCGCCTGTAAATTCTGATTCAAGATTTACATCTTGCTGTAGCACTTTTACAATTTGAATTTCGAGTGCTTTTGGTTGAGGTGGTGCTTCTTTTTTACAGGAAATATAACACGAAGACAGAACTATAACAAAAAATAATATTTTAACCTTTTTTAACGTAGTCATACAATTATTATTAAAGTTAGTCTCACAAATTTAATAAATTAAATTATTCATTAACAGTTAATTATGAAAAACAAGTGCGGATTTTATAAAAATATTTGAGAAATATTTCAGTATATTAACGCGAGAGAGTATTTTTTGCAACATGCTGTTTGTTAGTTACTTATCTTTTTGCTTAATTTTAAGGTTTTTCCCGTTTTCGTTATTAAAAGGTTATCTTGTTAAAAGACAATAAAATCCTAATATTTCTTAATTTACCTTTTAAAAATCGCAAAAGTTCCTTAGTTTTGCGCCCGAATTCATTAACTATGAATTCATAAATATTTATTCTCAACTTAAATTAGTTTATAGCATGCAACTGTACAACACTTTAAGCGCAGAAGAAAGAGCCATCATGATCGATGATGCAGGTAAACAACGTCTTACGTTGTCTTTCTATGCGTACGCCAAAATTCAAGATCCCAAAAAATTTCGCGATGATTTATTTTTAGCCTGGAATAAGCTCGATGCTTTAGGCCGAATTTATGTTGCTACCGAAGGAATAAATGCTCAAATGAGTATTCCGGAAGAAAATTTGGAGGCTTTTAGAGCAACCCTTGAAGTTTATGATTTCATGAAAGGCATACGATTGAACGAAGCTGTAGAACATGATGACCATTCCTTTTTAAAATTGACCATTAAAGTTCGTGATAAGATCGTTGCTGACGGTTTGAATGACGATACTTTTGATGTAACCAATATAGGTGTTCACCTGAAAGCCAAAGAATTCAATGAAATACTTGACGATCCAAACACAATTGTAGTCGATTTCAGAAATCACTACGAAAGTGAAGTGGGGCATTTCAAAGGGGCCATTACTCCGGATGTTGAAACGTTTAGGGAGAGTTTACCAATAATCAACGAACAGCTTCAAAATCACAAGGAAGACAAAAAACTGGTAATGTATTGCACTGGTGGGATTCGTTGTGAAAAAGCAAGTGCTTATTTTAAACATCAGGGTTTTAAAAATGTTTATCAATTAGAAGGCGGAATCATTAATTACGCCAAACAAATTGAAGCTGAAGGTTTAGAAAGTAAATTCATTGGTAAAAACTTTGTATTCGATAATCGTCTGGGTGAAAGAATTACAGATGATATTATTTCGCAATGTCATCAATGTGGAAAACCTTGTGATAATCACACCAATTGCGAAAATGACGGATGCCATTTGTTGTTTATTCAATGTGATGAATGTAAAGCCGCAATGGAAAACTGCTGTTCTACAGAATGTCTTGAAATTATCCACATGCCTTTGGTAGATCAGGTTCGTTTGAGAACAGGAAAACAAGTTGGTAATAAAGTTTTTAGAAAAGGAAAATCAGACAGTTTAAAATTCAAACATTCTGGAGAGTTAACTGATACTGCTTTGGCTGCGGCCGACAAACCAGCAGATATTCGTCAAAAAATAAAAGTTAAAAAAATACTACTTGGAAAAGCTGAACATTATTATGTAAAAGCACAAGTTGGACTTTTTACTATAGAAAACCACGAACTAAATAGTGGCGATAAAATCTTAATTTCCGGACCCACTACTGGTCATCAGGAATTAATTTTAGATAAAATGATTGTTAACGAGGTACAGGCATCAACAGCAACAATTGGGGATAAAGTTACTTTTGAAGTACCTTTTAGAATTAGATTATCAGATAAAATTTATAAGATTTTAGAATAATTATAAAAATCAAGTGTTTTTTAAACATATTTAGTGCGAAACTTTAGCACGTTCAAATACCACATAAAGTTAATTTTTAGAGAAAACAATAGGCTTTAAAATTAATTTATGATGACAATAAATAACAAAATTGAACTCATGGCTCCCGCAGGGAGCTTTGAGTCACTTCAGGCTGCAATCGATAATGGCGCAGATTCTATCTATTTTGGAGTAGAACAACTTAATATGCGTGCGCGTTCAACGGTTAATTTTACCATTGATGATTTAAAAGAAATTACAAATCGCTGTGAAGCTAAGAATGTTAGAAGTTATTTAACACTGAACACGATAATTTACGATCATGATTTATCTGTCGTTAAAACACTTTTGAACAAAGCCAAAGAAGCTGGTATCACTGCTGTAATTGCTTCTGATCAGGCCGTTATTGCCATGGCTAGAAATATCTCGATGGAAGTTCATATTTCGACGCAGTTGAATGTAACAAATATCGAAACCATTAAATTCTATAGCTTATTTGCTGATACTATGGTTTTAAGTCGGGAATTAAGCTTGCGCCAGGTAAAGAAAATCACAGGTCAAATTGAAAAAGAACAAATTAAAGGACCAAACGGAAATTTAGTTGAAATCGAAATTTTTGGTCACGGAGCTTTGTGTATGGCCGTTTCCGGAAAATGTTATTTGAGTCTGCATTCGCATAATTCATCTGCGAATCGTGGTGCGTGCAAACAAAATTGCCGAAAAAAATATACCGTTATCGATCAGGAAACGGGTTTTGAAATCGAATTAGATAACGAATACATGATGTCGCCAAAAGATTTATGTACACTGGATTTCTTAGATCAGGTTATAGATTCCGGAATTCAGGTGCTAAAAGTTGAAGGTAGAGGTCGTGCACCGGAATATGTAGCAACAGTAACCAAAACATATCGTGAGGCAATTGATGCTTATTACGATCAAACTTTCTCTAAAGAAAAAGTCAAAGTCTGGATGGAGGCCTTGAGTACTGTTTACAACCGTGGTTTTTGGTCAGGCTATTATCTGGGTCAGGAATTAGGTGAATGGAGTGCTATTCCGGGATCTGCTGCAACTCAAAAGAAAGTTTATGTTGGAAAAGGGACACATTATTTTCCAAAAGCGAAAGTGGGGCAATTCAAAATTGAAGCTTACGACATTAAAATAGGAGATAAAATTTTGGTAACTGGCCCAAGTACAGGCGCTCAGGAAATGATTATTGATGAAATGTTTGTGGATGATATTGCTGTTGAAAAAGCGACAAAAGGTGACGATTGTACTTTTAAATTGCCTTTCAGAATCAGGATGTCTGATAAATTATATAAAATTGTAGAGGCGTAATGGTGATTATAACATTACAAAGAGACAAATGCATCGGCTGTAATTATTGCGTTGAAATGGATCCGATACATTTTCAAATGTCAAAAAAAGATGGGAAATCGGTTTTGCTTCATTCGCAGAATGCAAAAGGTTTTTTTACTTTAAAATCTCCAAATCATACGATTGTCGAAAGTTGTGAATTGGCGGCAAAGGCATGTCCGGTTAAGATTATTACGGTTAAGGAAACGTAGTTATTTGTTCTAATAATTCAGTATCTAAAACGTCTCAAAAACAGTTCAGGAAAAGAAGCTTTTTAATACACAATAGTTATATTTGTTTAAATACTTTCATCATGAGATTTCATACTTTGGTGATTACTTATTGAAGAGGGCAGATAAAATAGAAATAGAGTATTTATGGAGAATGATTTAAAGAAGTTTATACTTTATACTGCACCAAGCGGAGAAATACGTGTTGATGTTTTGCTTCAAAATGAATCAGTGTGGTTAACTCAAAAAACAATTGCAGAATTATTTGGTGTCCAAGTGCCTGCAATAAGTAAGCATTTCAAAAACATTTTTGAGGAAGGAGAATTAGTTGAATCCTCAGTTGTTTCCAAAATGGAAACAACTGCTTCAGATGACAAAAATTATATTACAAGTTATTATAACCTCGATGCCATAATTTCTGTTGGATACAGAGTAAACTCTACTAAAGCTACGCAATTCAGGATCTGGGCAACCCAAACCTTAAAAGAATATATTATAAAAGGTTTTGTTTTAGATGATAATCGTTTAAAACAAGGTCAGGCAATTTTTGGTAAAGATTATTTCAAAGAATTATTGCAAAGAGTTCGATCTATTCGGACGAGTGAAAGGAGAATTTACCAACAAGTAACTGATATTTTTGCCGAATGCAGTATTGATTATGATAACAATTCGGAAATAACTAAAAATTTCTACGCAATCGTTCAAAACAAATTTCACTTTGCTATTACAGGAAAAACAGCTGCTGAGATAATATTTGAAACAGCGGATGTCAAAAAAGAAAATATGGGATTGACCACGTGGAAGAATAGTCCAAACGGACGGGTTTTAAAATCGGATGTCGTCGTTGCCAAAAATTATTTGGAAGAAAAAGAAATTAAACAATTAGAGCGTACTATAACCGGATATTTTGATTATATAGAAGGATTGATAGAACGTGAGAACACTTTTACAATGGAAGAACTGGCAACAAGCGTTAATAAATTTTTATCTTTTAATGATTATAAAGTGATGGATGGAAAAGGGAAAATGACGAAAATACAAGCAGATAAAAAAGCAATTGCCGCATACGAAGTCTTCAATAAAACACAAAAAATAATTTCTGATTTTGATAAAGAAATAAAAAGACTAAAATAATAGATTAAAAAAATGTTTTAAAAATCCTATTTTGCAGAATGTGAAATAGGATTTTTTATTTAACAAGCATTTAGTTTTAATGCATAAAAAGCAAACTAAAAAAAATACTATCTTTACCGATTAAACGTTTATGAACTTAAGTTGCTTCTTGCAACACTACATATATAATTATGGCATGTACAAGTTGTTCAACCTCAGATGGTGGCGCACCAAAGGGTTGTAAAAATAATGGGACTTGCGGCACCGATAGCTGCAATAAATTAACGGTTTTTGATTGGCTCGCGAACATGAGTCCGTCTAATGGAGAGGCTATTTTTGATTGTGTTGAGGTTCGTTTTAAAAACGGCCGCAAGGAATTTTTTAGAAATTCAGAAAAATTAACTTTAAGTATTGGTGATATTGTAGCAACTGTTGCATCACCAGGACATGATATTGGAATTGTTACTTTGACAGGCGAATTGGTAAAAATTCAAATGAAGAAAAAAGGTGTAAACCATGAAAGCAACGAAATTCCAAAAATCTACAGGAAAGCATCTCAAAAAGACATCGATATT contains:
- a CDS encoding efflux RND transporter periplasmic adaptor subunit, which gives rise to MTTLKKVKILFFVIVLSSCYISCKKEAPPQPKALEIQIVKVLQQDVNLESEFTGETFGQSDIQINPRVDGVIESLNFKEGSLVTKGQLLYTIDPLPFQNKVSEAEGKLAEMQARLAKTKSDYEMMEPLAKMNAVSQRELIAARSSYNASQASIKAASANVKNSRIELSYCNIVAPISGLIGISKVRVGDYVRPGAASVLNTVSDLGDVRVRFTMSEQEYLRIFRELAKKNSNLKGAGQSITILLSDGSLYPQKGKISFADRQIDPTTGAVTFEAGFSNPDRLIRPGQYVKILVTTDVRKDALIIPQRSVIEMQGISQVYVLGNDNKVEMKAVQIGPAFKDSYIVTDGLTANDKIALGGTSLLKSGSVITPQIKEWTPGQSQVVK
- a CDS encoding peptidase U32 family protein; the protein is MTINNKIELMAPAGSFESLQAAIDNGADSIYFGVEQLNMRARSTVNFTIDDLKEITNRCEAKNVRSYLTLNTIIYDHDLSVVKTLLNKAKEAGITAVIASDQAVIAMARNISMEVHISTQLNVTNIETIKFYSLFADTMVLSRELSLRQVKKITGQIEKEQIKGPNGNLVEIEIFGHGALCMAVSGKCYLSLHSHNSSANRGACKQNCRKKYTVIDQETGFEIELDNEYMMSPKDLCTLDFLDQVIDSGIQVLKVEGRGRAPEYVATVTKTYREAIDAYYDQTFSKEKVKVWMEALSTVYNRGFWSGYYLGQELGEWSAIPGSAATQKKVYVGKGTHYFPKAKVGQFKIEAYDIKIGDKILVTGPSTGAQEMIIDEMFVDDIAVEKATKGDDCTFKLPFRIRMSDKLYKIVEA
- a CDS encoding ferredoxin, which gives rise to MVIITLQRDKCIGCNYCVEMDPIHFQMSKKDGKSVLLHSQNAKGFFTLKSPNHTIVESCELAAKACPVKIITVKET
- a CDS encoding rhodanese-related sulfurtransferase: MQLYNTLSAEERAIMIDDAGKQRLTLSFYAYAKIQDPKKFRDDLFLAWNKLDALGRIYVATEGINAQMSIPEENLEAFRATLEVYDFMKGIRLNEAVEHDDHSFLKLTIKVRDKIVADGLNDDTFDVTNIGVHLKAKEFNEILDDPNTIVVDFRNHYESEVGHFKGAITPDVETFRESLPIINEQLQNHKEDKKLVMYCTGGIRCEKASAYFKHQGFKNVYQLEGGIINYAKQIEAEGLESKFIGKNFVFDNRLGERITDDIISQCHQCGKPCDNHTNCENDGCHLLFIQCDECKAAMENCCSTECLEIIHMPLVDQVRLRTGKQVGNKVFRKGKSDSLKFKHSGELTDTALAAADKPADIRQKIKVKKILLGKAEHYYVKAQVGLFTIENHELNSGDKILISGPTTGHQELILDKMIVNEVQASTATIGDKVTFEVPFRIRLSDKIYKILE
- a CDS encoding virulence RhuM family protein, translated to MENDLKKFILYTAPSGEIRVDVLLQNESVWLTQKTIAELFGVQVPAISKHFKNIFEEGELVESSVVSKMETTASDDKNYITSYYNLDAIISVGYRVNSTKATQFRIWATQTLKEYIIKGFVLDDNRLKQGQAIFGKDYFKELLQRVRSIRTSERRIYQQVTDIFAECSIDYDNNSEITKNFYAIVQNKFHFAITGKTAAEIIFETADVKKENMGLTTWKNSPNGRVLKSDVVVAKNYLEEKEIKQLERTITGYFDYIEGLIERENTFTMEELATSVNKFLSFNDYKVMDGKGKMTKIQADKKAIAAYEVFNKTQKIISDFDKEIKRLK